One genomic region from Sphingomonas paeninsulae encodes:
- a CDS encoding F0F1 ATP synthase subunit A: MANPMEQFEIVKIHPISAMGYDVSFTNSSLWMLVAMIAIAAFLFIGTAKPQLVPNRAQAAVEYLYDFVRKMLDENVGPEGRRFVPMIFSIFIFVLACNLLGLIPWVGAFTPTSHVAVTLGLAVLVFVMVCIVGFAKHGLHFFSLFWPKDTFFPLAVFVAAIEFLSFLSRPFTLAIRLFANMTAGHVLLKVFGTFVVALGSFGALPYVFGILPLAVNVALSALEVLIAVVQAYVFALLASIYLNDAVNLH; the protein is encoded by the coding sequence ATGGCAAACCCAATGGAACAGTTCGAGATCGTAAAGATCCATCCGATCAGCGCGATGGGCTATGATGTCTCGTTTACCAATTCTTCGCTGTGGATGCTGGTTGCGATGATCGCCATCGCAGCGTTTCTGTTCATCGGCACCGCCAAGCCGCAACTGGTTCCAAACCGGGCGCAGGCAGCTGTCGAATATCTGTACGACTTTGTCCGAAAGATGTTGGACGAGAATGTTGGACCTGAGGGACGGCGCTTCGTTCCGATGATCTTCTCGATCTTTATCTTTGTTCTGGCCTGCAACCTGCTCGGGCTTATCCCATGGGTAGGTGCGTTTACGCCGACCAGCCATGTAGCGGTCACGCTTGGTCTTGCCGTGCTCGTGTTCGTGATGGTTTGCATCGTCGGTTTCGCCAAGCACGGCTTGCATTTCTTCAGTCTTTTCTGGCCGAAGGATACTTTCTTTCCGCTGGCCGTATTCGTGGCCGCGATCGAGTTTCTGAGTTTTCTCAGCCGTCCGTTCACTCTCGCAATTCGTTTGTTCGCCAATATGACTGCGGGTCACGTTTTGCTGAAGGTTTTTGGTACGTTCGTTGTGGCGCTCGGATCGTTCGGCGCGCTGCCTTATGTTTTTGGAATCCTGCCGCTGGCGGTCAATGTTGCGCTCTCTGCGCTCGAAGTGCTGATCGCTGTTGTGCAGGCTTATGTTTTCGCTCTCCTCGCGTCGATCTACCTGAATGACGCGGTCAATCTTCACTAG
- a CDS encoding F0F1 ATP synthase subunit C, producing the protein MDLGSAKVIGAGLAAIGAGLAAIGVGSIFGQYLNGALRNPEADAKMGGRLIFGFAVTEALGLIAAVVALALAFSS; encoded by the coding sequence ATGGATCTCGGTTCGGCAAAGGTTATCGGCGCAGGTTTGGCCGCCATCGGTGCAGGTCTTGCAGCTATCGGCGTTGGTTCGATCTTCGGTCAGTACCTCAACGGTGCGCTTCGCAATCCAGAAGCTGATGCCAAGATGGGCGGACGCCTGATCTTCGGTTTCGCCGTGACTGAAGCGCTCGGCCTGATTGCAGCCGTCGTTGCGCTTGCTCTGGCGTTCTCTTCGTAA
- a CDS encoding ATPase, which yields MPQFHLDNFVPQLVWLAIFFAILYFGIVRLTLPKLGRTLDAREDRISGDLSTAERAKGEADALSATYAAGIDEAHKTARTAIAEAKARATASVEKTVAAANSVLAEKAAVADASLSAARSRAMIEIESVATDAAADIVERLTGRRPDAALVAGAAKTAFAG from the coding sequence ATGCCTCAGTTCCACCTCGACAATTTCGTTCCCCAGCTTGTCTGGCTGGCGATATTTTTCGCCATTCTGTATTTCGGAATCGTGCGTCTCACCTTGCCCAAACTGGGCAGGACACTGGATGCGCGCGAAGATCGAATTTCGGGCGATCTGTCGACGGCTGAACGTGCCAAAGGGGAAGCCGACGCGCTGTCGGCGACCTATGCGGCGGGCATTGATGAAGCTCACAAGACGGCGCGGACGGCCATTGCCGAGGCGAAAGCCCGAGCAACGGCCAGCGTCGAAAAAACTGTCGCTGCTGCCAATTCGGTTTTGGCCGAAAAGGCAGCCGTTGCTGACGCTTCACTGTCGGCTGCGCGTTCACGGGCGATGATTGAGATCGAGAGCGTCGCCACTGATGCCGCTGCTGACATTGTCGAGCGGTTGACGGGGCGTCGTCCTGACGCTGCACTGGTGGCAGGTGCCGCCAAAACTGCATTTGCGGGCTGA
- a CDS encoding DUF4337 domain-containing protein yields the protein MTEGVDVPETSDRTLNRMVGATVVALSVLLTIGNIKDGNIVQNMQADQASKIDLWDQYQATKVKAHLSEDTAMMLTALDKIPESAAATKTAARYRSESRGLQDQARSAETDYDVQGRRDDQFDLAEGFMSIALAVSGISALTESRKLLIIGWIAAGFGLLFLIAGFLDLPIHPDVLVAFLT from the coding sequence ATGACCGAAGGCGTGGATGTCCCCGAAACGAGCGACCGCACGCTGAACCGGATGGTTGGTGCGACCGTCGTTGCGCTGAGTGTTTTGCTCACGATCGGCAACATAAAGGACGGCAATATCGTCCAGAATATGCAAGCCGATCAAGCAAGCAAGATCGACCTTTGGGATCAGTATCAGGCGACCAAGGTCAAGGCGCATTTATCCGAGGACACGGCTATGATGCTGACGGCTCTGGATAAAATTCCGGAAAGCGCTGCCGCGACCAAAACCGCCGCGCGTTATCGTTCGGAATCAAGGGGTTTGCAGGATCAGGCCAGGTCCGCAGAAACCGACTATGACGTCCAGGGCCGCCGCGACGATCAGTTCGACCTCGCAGAAGGATTCATGTCCATCGCCCTCGCCGTCAGCGGCATTTCCGCACTGACTGAAAGCCGTAAGTTGTTGATAATCGGTTGGATCGCAGCCGGTTTCGGACTGCTATTCCTGATTGCCGGGTTTCTCGACCTACCGATCCACCCCGACGTCCTGGTCGCATTTTTGACCTAA
- the uvrC gene encoding excinuclease ABC subunit UvrC, with product MSSPQSPDRFNEDAATFTVKGGDAPDLDAGVAAIRNVLKTLPQNPGVYRMTDLRGDVLYVGKARSLRNRVTNYTQVARLPKRLQRMISQTRGMTIVTTNNEAEALLLEAQLIKRYRPAYNVLLRDDKSFPFILLRADHKFPRISKHRGARRAKGNYYGPFASAGSVNTTLNALQKLFLLRSCTDSFFNNRDRPCLLYQIKRCSAPCVGRISEDDYAELVSDAKSFLSGKATSVQSKLGDQMQGAAEAMDFERAAMLRDRLRALTFIQGSQAINADGVGDADIFALACRSGVICVQAFFIRGGQNWGHRAFFPAHTNDVPEDEVLASLLMQFYEDVPPPRLILLDRTLTESALLEEALCERAGHKVSITMPQRGDRVRLVKQATRNAEEALDRRAAESTTQGKLLRDIAELFELEGPPKRIEVYDNSHIQGTNSVGAMIVAGAEGFIKGQYRKFNIKNPDTVPGDDFGMMREVLERRFTRAMDEDPDRENGTWPDLLLIDGGKGQLSAVKGVLDALGVEDVPLVGVAKGPDRNAGRETFHLVDGREINLPMNHPVLFYLQRLRDEAHRFAIGAHRTKRAKALVTSTLDDVPGIGPARKKALLMHFGTARAVKNASLVDLQKAPGVSGMMAQGIYDYFHASGIEPS from the coding sequence ATGTCATCACCGCAATCCCCCGACCGTTTCAACGAAGATGCCGCCACTTTTACGGTCAAGGGTGGTGATGCGCCCGATCTCGATGCGGGCGTGGCGGCGATCCGCAACGTCCTGAAAACCCTGCCGCAAAATCCGGGCGTCTATCGGATGACCGATCTGCGCGGCGATGTGCTGTACGTCGGCAAGGCGCGGTCGCTGCGGAACCGCGTGACGAATTACACGCAAGTGGCGCGGCTGCCGAAACGATTGCAGCGGATGATCTCTCAGACGCGCGGTATGACGATCGTCACGACGAACAACGAGGCGGAGGCGCTGCTGCTGGAAGCGCAACTCATCAAAAGGTATCGGCCCGCGTATAACGTGCTGCTGCGCGACGATAAGAGCTTTCCGTTCATCCTGCTGCGTGCCGACCACAAATTTCCGCGCATCTCAAAACATCGCGGCGCGCGGCGGGCAAAGGGTAATTATTATGGCCCGTTTGCCAGCGCTGGGTCGGTCAACACGACGCTAAACGCGTTGCAAAAGCTGTTCCTGCTGCGGAGTTGCACCGACAGCTTTTTCAACAATCGCGACCGGCCGTGCCTGTTGTACCAGATCAAGCGGTGCTCTGCTCCATGCGTGGGGCGGATATCCGAAGATGATTATGCCGAACTGGTGAGTGATGCGAAGTCGTTCCTGTCGGGCAAGGCGACGTCAGTACAGTCCAAGCTGGGTGACCAGATGCAGGGCGCGGCTGAGGCAATGGACTTTGAACGGGCGGCGATGCTGCGTGATCGATTGCGTGCGCTGACGTTTATTCAGGGGTCGCAGGCGATCAATGCGGACGGCGTCGGCGACGCCGATATTTTCGCGCTGGCCTGTCGGTCGGGCGTGATTTGCGTACAGGCATTTTTCATCCGGGGTGGGCAGAATTGGGGGCATCGCGCCTTTTTTCCAGCGCATACGAACGATGTTCCGGAGGATGAAGTTCTCGCCAGCCTGTTGATGCAGTTTTATGAGGACGTGCCGCCGCCGCGTCTGATTCTGCTCGATCGCACCCTGACCGAAAGCGCGTTGCTGGAGGAGGCGCTGTGCGAGCGAGCGGGGCATAAGGTTTCAATCACAATGCCGCAGCGTGGAGATCGCGTCCGGTTGGTCAAACAGGCGACACGCAATGCCGAGGAAGCGCTGGACCGCCGTGCCGCTGAATCGACGACGCAGGGCAAGCTGTTGCGCGATATCGCGGAACTGTTCGAACTTGAGGGACCACCCAAGCGGATCGAGGTTTACGATAACAGTCATATCCAGGGGACCAATTCGGTTGGTGCGATGATCGTTGCCGGGGCCGAGGGCTTCATCAAGGGGCAGTATCGCAAGTTCAACATCAAGAACCCCGACACTGTGCCGGGCGACGATTTCGGGATGATGCGCGAAGTTCTGGAACGCAGGTTCACGCGCGCAATGGATGAAGATCCTGATCGTGAGAATGGGACTTGGCCCGACCTGCTGCTGATCGACGGCGGCAAGGGGCAATTGTCGGCAGTGAAGGGCGTGCTCGATGCGCTGGGTGTCGAGGACGTGCCGCTGGTCGGTGTCGCCAAGGGGCCGGACCGCAATGCCGGGCGCGAGACGTTTCATCTGGTCGATGGACGCGAGATCAACCTGCCGATGAACCATCCCGTGCTGTTTTACCTCCAGCGGTTGCGCGATGAGGCCCACAGGTTCGCGATCGGTGCGCACCGCACGAAGCGGGCGAAGGCGCTGGTGACATCGACGCTGGACGATGTGCCGGGCATCGGACCTGCGCGGAAGAAGGCGTTGTTGATGCATTTCGGTACGGCGCGGGCGGTGAAGAACGCGAGTCTGGTGGACCTGCAAAAAGCGCCCGGCGTGTCAGGGATGATGGCGCAGGGGATTTACGATTATTTCCACGCCAGCGGGATCGAGCCTTCCTAG
- a CDS encoding cupin-like domain-containing protein: MTTFSDLSGLTALYPELSGTLHHRLTGHPMFELDALIALAARMRPVDVEYNRGNLPVGVDSKANIQNGLNIADTIRGIEENGSWMVLKFIEKDAEYRALLNATLNELMPVVGDVTGEMLKREGFIFISSPNAVTPFHFDPEHNILMQLRGTKSITVFPADDERIVAGIEHERFHMGGHRNLPWREEIATRGRVFDLVAGDAIYVPVKAPHWVQNGPGVSISFSATWRSEWSYMEADARGMNSMLRRLGLPAAAPKRFPNRNLAKSVGYRAIRKIRGIFAKA, translated from the coding sequence ATGACCACCTTTTCCGACCTGTCCGGGTTAACAGCTCTCTATCCCGAGCTATCCGGCACGCTGCATCACCGGTTAACGGGCCACCCGATGTTCGAACTGGATGCGCTAATCGCTCTGGCGGCGCGTATGCGTCCGGTCGATGTCGAATATAATCGCGGCAATCTGCCGGTGGGGGTCGATTCGAAAGCCAATATCCAGAACGGCCTGAACATTGCGGACACGATACGCGGTATCGAGGAAAACGGTTCGTGGATGGTGCTGAAATTTATCGAAAAGGATGCCGAATATCGCGCGTTGCTGAACGCCACCCTTAATGAACTGATGCCGGTCGTCGGCGACGTCACGGGGGAAATGCTGAAGCGCGAGGGGTTTATCTTCATATCCAGCCCCAATGCCGTCACGCCCTTCCACTTCGATCCCGAACACAACATCCTCATGCAGTTGCGCGGCACCAAGTCGATCACCGTCTTTCCCGCTGACGACGAACGGATCGTTGCCGGAATCGAACACGAACGCTTCCATATGGGGGGACACCGCAACCTGCCGTGGCGCGAAGAAATCGCCACCAGAGGGCGCGTGTTCGACCTCGTCGCAGGAGACGCGATCTACGTACCGGTCAAGGCACCGCATTGGGTCCAGAACGGCCCCGGCGTCTCCATCAGTTTCTCTGCCACATGGCGCAGCGAATGGAGTTATATGGAGGCCGACGCGCGCGGTATGAACTCCATGTTACGACGCTTGGGCCTGCCCGCCGCCGCCCCGAAACGCTTTCCCAATCGCAATCTGGCAAAATCGGTCGGCTATCGGGCGATTCGTAAAATCCGGGGAATCTTCGCAAAAGCCTAG
- a CDS encoding GNAT family N-acetyltransferase, with amino-acid sequence MSYVAPPRPETAAVAVETVPLAEIPDSWAQAWDDLAEQASEPAPFAERWFLEPSIRNLPAPIAARMLAVRQGPLLIGMIAVCTGNKYGRTPIRHVQNWQHYHAFLGTPLVRAGFERQFWAAILGELDTAKWAPSFFHVCGLVGQGALLSALKAERRADIVHRSERAFLKSNLSSQAYYELNIRKKKRKEIKRLQLRLAELGEVAFDRLSAHGPVENWIVETWIAEFLELEASGWKGRAGSALRNDPATKTFFEQSIAGAFAMGKLEILRLTLDGRPLALLVNFITPPGSYSFKIAFDENYARYSPGVLIQLENLKILDGTDVEWMDSCAIEDHSMINSIWAERREIVRITVPLKGVGRTLAFYACRALETISAGVRRLL; translated from the coding sequence ATGAGCTACGTCGCTCCCCCGCGCCCGGAAACGGCAGCGGTGGCAGTGGAAACGGTGCCACTGGCCGAAATACCCGATTCATGGGCGCAAGCATGGGATGATCTGGCAGAACAAGCGTCCGAACCTGCACCCTTTGCCGAACGCTGGTTTCTCGAACCGTCGATTCGCAATCTCCCTGCCCCAATCGCAGCACGAATGCTCGCGGTTCGTCAGGGTCCGCTCCTGATCGGCATGATCGCTGTCTGCACAGGCAACAAATACGGGCGCACACCGATCCGCCATGTCCAGAACTGGCAACATTATCACGCCTTTCTCGGCACGCCGCTGGTTCGTGCCGGTTTCGAGCGTCAATTCTGGGCTGCGATCCTTGGCGAACTCGATACGGCAAAATGGGCACCCTCATTTTTCCACGTCTGCGGGTTGGTCGGACAGGGGGCGTTGCTTTCCGCTTTGAAAGCGGAACGCCGTGCGGACATCGTCCACCGTTCCGAACGAGCCTTTCTGAAAAGTAATTTGTCCTCGCAAGCCTATTACGAACTCAACATCAGAAAGAAAAAACGAAAAGAAATCAAACGACTACAGTTGAGACTTGCCGAACTTGGTGAGGTCGCCTTCGATCGCCTGTCCGCGCATGGCCCTGTCGAAAACTGGATCGTCGAAACCTGGATCGCCGAATTTCTCGAACTCGAAGCATCGGGCTGGAAAGGACGCGCGGGTTCGGCTCTGCGTAACGACCCTGCAACCAAAACTTTCTTCGAACAATCGATCGCGGGCGCCTTCGCGATGGGCAAACTCGAAATCCTGCGGCTTACGCTGGATGGCAGGCCGCTCGCGTTGCTCGTGAACTTTATCACGCCACCGGGCAGTTACAGCTTCAAGATCGCTTTCGATGAGAATTATGCGCGCTACTCCCCCGGCGTCCTGATCCAGCTCGAGAATTTGAAAATTCTGGACGGCACCGACGTGGAATGGATGGATAGCTGTGCGATCGAGGATCATTCGATGATCAACAGCATCTGGGCAGAGCGGCGAGAGATCGTGCGCATTACGGTGCCTCTGAAGGGCGTGGGGCGCACTTTGGCATTCTATGCCTGTCGCGCACTTGAAACGATCTCAGCGGGGGTCCGCAGGCTGTTATGA
- a CDS encoding polysaccharide deacetylase family protein, with protein MLIVRFTTKVIVIGRGKIQVECARLDLPPPVTARIILPTGFGRRFAIFADAEEEFDWNAPFSRDSVATSAMSALPEANVRLVAAGCVPTHMVDWPIVDTPATATIIRTLVENDQCDVGTQLHPWVNPPFDEDLSGRNSYLGNLPIDLQRAKLFALTERIERAFGVRPTIYRAGRYGIGRHTADLLVEAGYRLDVSIRSLFDYRRQGGPDFSGHPVWPWRVSDTLNELPLTAAFTGRLRRYPSIYNGKIGGLLARTGMIGRVPLTPEGVPLTDACEAIRCLLDDGHQLFSLSFHTPSVVPGHTPYVRDAADLRTFWSWWDGVFDLFAKNGVLPIRSTEIMHALETA; from the coding sequence GTGCTAATCGTTCGGTTCACGACTAAGGTCATCGTCATCGGCAGGGGCAAGATTCAGGTGGAATGCGCGCGACTCGATTTGCCGCCACCGGTCACGGCCCGCATTATACTGCCGACCGGTTTCGGCCGTCGTTTCGCGATCTTTGCCGACGCCGAAGAGGAGTTCGACTGGAACGCCCCTTTCAGCCGCGATTCGGTCGCGACATCCGCAATGTCGGCGCTGCCAGAGGCGAACGTGCGCCTCGTTGCCGCCGGTTGCGTCCCCACACACATGGTCGACTGGCCGATTGTCGATACCCCCGCCACCGCCACGATCATCCGCACATTGGTCGAAAACGACCAGTGCGATGTCGGCACCCAGCTTCATCCGTGGGTCAATCCGCCGTTCGACGAAGATTTGTCGGGTCGCAACAGCTATCTCGGCAATCTGCCCATCGACCTTCAGCGTGCAAAGCTGTTCGCGCTGACAGAGCGCATCGAACGGGCGTTCGGTGTCCGTCCTACCATTTACCGCGCCGGGCGCTACGGCATCGGCCGACACACCGCCGACTTGCTGGTCGAGGCCGGGTACAGGCTTGACGTGTCGATCCGCTCGCTGTTCGATTACCGGCGACAGGGCGGCCCCGACTTCTCAGGGCATCCAGTCTGGCCGTGGCGCGTTTCCGATACGTTGAACGAGCTTCCTCTGACAGCGGCGTTTACAGGCAGGCTCCGCCGCTATCCCAGCATCTACAACGGCAAGATCGGTGGCCTGCTGGCACGCACCGGCATGATCGGTCGCGTACCCCTCACCCCAGAGGGCGTGCCGCTGACCGACGCCTGCGAAGCGATCCGCTGCTTGCTGGACGACGGGCACCAGTTGTTCAGCTTGTCGTTCCACACGCCCAGCGTCGTCCCCGGTCACACGCCCTACGTTCGCGACGCCGCCGATCTCCGCACATTCTGGAGTTGGTGGGACGGAGTTTTCGACCTGTTCGCCAAAAACGGCGTGTTACCGATCCGATCGACCGAAATAATGCACGCGCTGGAAACGGCATGA
- the recO gene encoding DNA repair protein RecO translates to MLIRAQTIVCAVRAHGEHGAIVRGLTAEHGLLAGYVRGGRSRRLRPILSAGNIVEAEFRARTEDQLAALTVELVTSRAALLTEPMAAAALDWATALAAATLPEGHPYPRIYAALDGVIAAIEAASVARDWANGLARYELLVLAELGFGSDNVAGDDGLLARLKDNGERLSADLFAGRRVDVMAARERLIDRLTRAVG, encoded by the coding sequence ATGCTGATCCGTGCCCAAACCATTGTCTGCGCGGTTCGCGCTCATGGCGAACACGGCGCGATCGTGCGGGGGCTGACTGCGGAACACGGGTTGCTGGCGGGCTATGTCAGGGGCGGCCGGTCGCGGCGGCTGCGTCCGATATTGTCGGCGGGCAATATCGTGGAGGCGGAGTTTCGGGCGCGGACCGAGGATCAGCTTGCTGCATTGACGGTGGAACTTGTGACCAGTCGTGCTGCTTTGCTGACGGAACCAATGGCGGCGGCGGCGCTCGACTGGGCAACGGCGCTGGCCGCAGCGACTCTGCCGGAGGGGCATCCTTATCCACGGATATACGCCGCGCTGGATGGTGTAATCGCGGCGATCGAGGCAGCTTCGGTTGCGCGGGACTGGGCGAACGGGCTGGCACGGTATGAATTGCTGGTGCTGGCCGAGCTGGGATTCGGGAGTGACAATGTTGCGGGCGACGACGGGCTGCTCGCGCGGTTGAAGGATAACGGAGAGCGGCTGTCGGCGGACCTGTTTGCCGGGCGCAGGGTGGATGTGATGGCGGCGCGCGAGCGGCTGATCGACCGCCTGACGCGCGCCGTTGGTTGA
- the apaG gene encoding Co2+/Mg2+ efflux protein ApaG, with protein MKALFPFAEETRGVTVRVSVSYLPEQSQPGSARWFWAYHIRVENDGEMAVQLMTRHWIISDGRGEKHEVQGDGVVGEQPVILPGASYDYVSGCPLPTPSGSMVGSFGMIGEDGSRFDIGVPRFELLTPVTTR; from the coding sequence ATGAAAGCACTGTTCCCCTTTGCGGAGGAAACACGCGGCGTCACGGTGCGCGTGTCGGTCAGTTACCTGCCCGAACAGTCGCAACCGGGGAGCGCGCGGTGGTTTTGGGCCTATCACATCCGCGTCGAGAACGATGGTGAGATGGCGGTGCAACTTATGACGCGCCACTGGATCATTTCCGATGGACGCGGTGAAAAGCATGAAGTTCAGGGCGACGGTGTGGTCGGTGAGCAGCCGGTGATCCTGCCCGGCGCGAGTTATGATTATGTCTCGGGCTGTCCGCTGCCGACGCCGAGCGGATCGATGGTGGGAAGTTTCGGGATGATCGGCGAAGACGGTTCGCGGTTCGACATTGGGGTGCCACGTTTCGAATTGCTGACCCCGGTGACCACCCGATGA
- a CDS encoding LysR family transcriptional regulator, translated as MKRTHLPLNGLRVFDAAARHLSFTRAADELAVTPAAVGQQIRALEDTLGVVLFRRTPKGLELTPEGEAGLVELRRGFLNFEEAVRAMQAGQTSKSLAIAAPRDFSAKWLAGRLANYRKTDADLRFALVAADAGLDFTEANLDLAISFDTGPGAHEGVAIGPRGFVIVGTADGETGAIGWPGHPGDGEVAALTVADAGLAIDAAALGLGRATVPAMLVAADIEVGRVSVFGSEDSELGYWLVAPLPQWRQKKVKALVEALAA; from the coding sequence ATGAAGCGCACGCACCTGCCATTGAACGGGCTGCGCGTGTTCGATGCGGCGGCGCGGCATCTGTCGTTTACGCGGGCTGCCGATGAACTGGCGGTTACGCCGGCGGCGGTTGGGCAGCAGATCCGCGCACTTGAGGATACGCTGGGCGTGGTCCTGTTTCGTCGGACGCCGAAGGGGCTGGAACTGACGCCGGAGGGCGAGGCCGGGCTGGTCGAATTGCGCCGGGGGTTCCTGAATTTCGAGGAAGCGGTGCGCGCGATGCAGGCCGGGCAGACGTCGAAGTCGCTGGCGATTGCGGCGCCGCGCGACTTTTCAGCCAAATGGCTGGCGGGACGGTTGGCCAATTATCGCAAGACCGATGCAGATTTGCGCTTTGCTCTGGTTGCGGCCGATGCCGGGCTGGATTTCACAGAGGCCAATCTCGATCTCGCGATCTCTTTCGACACCGGGCCGGGCGCGCATGAGGGCGTTGCGATCGGGCCGCGTGGATTTGTGATCGTCGGCACGGCGGACGGTGAGACCGGTGCGATCGGTTGGCCGGGGCATCCGGGCGATGGCGAGGTTGCGGCGCTCACGGTGGCCGATGCGGGACTTGCCATCGATGCGGCGGCACTTGGGCTGGGGCGGGCGACTGTGCCTGCCATGCTGGTAGCTGCCGATATCGAGGTGGGGCGGGTCAGTGTGTTCGGGAGCGAGGACAGTGAACTGGGTTACTGGCTGGTCGCGCCCTTGCCACAGTGGCGTCAGAAGAAGGTCAAGGCACTGGTTGAGGCACTGGCGGCCTAA